A region of Lycium barbarum isolate Lr01 chromosome 3, ASM1917538v2, whole genome shotgun sequence DNA encodes the following proteins:
- the LOC132632794 gene encoding DEAD-box ATP-dependent RNA helicase 51-like, protein MGRMQKKVAHKITSFVLRIIAKTLLSPLSCSFCITFCSKLPIFSFSQVHPPPPYKLLTMAEVEENPNIVVEEESIKKKRKRNRDKKKKMVIEKETKKEKDKEEEGEDDDEEQQEVDDELKAEIKKEMKSGSGIMSAELFSSVEISEPTMKAIKDMGFEYMTQIQARAIPPLLEGKDVLGAARTGSGKTLAFLIPAVELLYHVHFTPRNGTGVVVICPTRELAIQTHAVAKDLLKYHSQTLGLVIGGSARRAEADRIAKGANLLVGTPGRLLDHLRNTKGFIYKNLKCLVIDEADRILEANFEEDMQQILKLLPKEGRQTALFSATQTKKVEDLARLSLTAPIYIDVDDGRRRVTNEGLQQGYCVVPSARRFILLYSFLKRNLSKKIMVFFSSCNSVKFHSELLRYIKIECHDIHGKQKQQKRTSTFFEFCEAKKGILLCTDVAARGLDIPAVDWIVQFDPPDEPKEYIHRVGRTARGEGAKGNALLFLIPEELQFLKYLKAAKVPVKEYEFDHKKLANVQSLLEKLVANNYYLNQSAKEAYRSYLLSYNSHSMKEIFNVHRLDLQAVASSFCFSNPPKVHLNIDSNASKFRQKKRKVEGSRNGFSEGNPYGKKGGDDTRQFVRY, encoded by the exons ATGGGCCGGATGCAGAAGAAAGTGGCCCATAAAATAACAAGCTTTGTGCTTAGAATTATCGCCAAAACCCTGCTCTCTCCTCTAAGTTGTTCCTTTTGCATCACTTTCTGCAGCAAACTTCCCATTTTCTCTTTCTCACAAG TGCACCCGCCACCGCCTTATAAATTATTAACCATGGCGGAAGTGGAAGAAAACCCTAATATAGTTGTAGAAGAAGAGTCGATTAAGAAGAAGAGAAAGCGAAATAGAGACAAGAAGAAGAAAATGGTTATAGAAAAAGAGACGAAGAAGGAGAAAGACAAAGAAGAGGAGGGggaagatgatgatgaagaaCAACAAGAAGTGGATGATGAATTGAAAGCGGAGATTAAGAAAGAGATGAAGAGTGGGTCAGGTATTATGAGTGCGGAGTTGTTTTCTTCTGTTGAAATTTCCGAGCCCACTATGAAGGCAATAAAAGATATGGGATTTGAGTACATGACTCAG ATCCAAGCCAGGGCAATTCCTCCTCTTCTGGAAGGCAAGGATGTCCTCGGAGCTGCAAGAACTGGTTCTGGTAAAACACTTGCATTTTTGATACCAGCTGTGGAGTTATTATATCATGTCCACTTTACACCTCGTAATGGAACTGGAGTTGTTGTTATTTGCCCAACAAGAGAACTGGCTATACAG ACGCATGCTGTGGCAAAGGACCTTCTCAAGTATCACTCGCAGACTCTCGGGTTGGTTATTGGTGGTTCAGCAAGAAGAGCAGAGGCAGACCGTATAGCAAAAGGGGCTAATCTCTTAGTAGGCACTCCTGGTCGACTTCTTGATCACCTTAGAAATACCAAGGGCTTCATTTATAAGAACCTTAAG TGTCTCGTGATTGATGAAGCTGACAGGATTTTGGAAGCGAACTTTGAAGAAGACATGCAGCAAATTCTTAAACTTCTACCAAAGGAG GGGAGGCAGACTGCTCTCTTTTCGGCCACACAGACAAAAAAG GTTGAGGACCTTGCACGCTTATCTTTGACAGCTCCTATCTACATTGATGTGGATGATGGAAGGAGGAGG GTCACGAACGAAGGGCTACAACAAGGATACTGTGTTGTCCCAAGTGCCAGGAGATTTATTCTCCTTTATTCATTCTTGAAGAGGAACCTATCAAAGAAAATAATGGTTTTCTTCTCATCTTGCAACTCTGTCAAGTTTCATTCCGAACTTCTTCGCTATATCAAGATTGAATGCCATGATATTCACGGGAAGCAAAAGCAGCAAAAACGAACATCTACCTTTTTTGAGTTCTGTGAAGCAAAGAAGGGCATCTTGTTATGCACGGATGTCGCAGCCCGTGGTCTGGATATTCCTGCTGTG GATTGGATTGTGCAGTTTGATCCCCCTGATGAACCCAAG GAATATATACATAGAGTTGGACGAACAGCACGTGGTGAAGGTGCTAAAGGAAATGCCTTGCTTTTCTTGATTCCCGAGGAGTTGCAGTTTCTTAAGTACCTGAAG GCGGCAAAAGTGCCTgtaaaagaatatgaatttgatcatAAGAAGCTGGCCAATGTGCAGTCACTCCTG GAAAAATTGGTTGCCAACAACTATTACCTGAACCAGTCGGCTAAAGAGGCATATAGGTCTTATTTACTATCATATAATTCTCACTCCATGAAGGAAATATTCAATGTTCACCGACTTGATCTACAG GCTGTAGCTTCTTCGTTCTGTTTTTCTAATCCTCCAAAAGTACACCTCAACATAGATAGCAATGCATCTAAGTTCAGGCAGAAAAAGCGTAAAGTTGAAGGAAGTCGAAATGGGTTCAGTGAGGGCAATCCCTATGGAAAGAAAGGAGGTGACGATACGAGGCAGTTTGTAAGATATTAG
- the LOC132631422 gene encoding uncharacterized protein LOC132631422 — protein MITNFFKPQAPSNTIPSSPLPSSHFPSSSSPVNLFNASDNDKVLADLDLKSDPAERKQMSKFSPNIRDRVRRYYILKKPCQPEEFEFPSRDIGGELCRFNPDWFDDPYSQWLEYSVKKDAAFCLCCYLFKNEFGGYGRKVSDAFTTKGFRNWNKCIERLKKHVGEVNSVHTRCFMMMLDLMNQEQSILTSFDKPFEKFKGDYRVRLNASVETI, from the coding sequence ATGATCACGAATTTCTTCAAGCCTCAAGCTCCTTCAAATACTATTCCTAGCTCTCCTTTGCCAAGTTCTCATTTTCCAAGTTCTTCGTCGCCTGTCAATCTTTTCAATGCATCGGATAATGACAAAGTGTTGGCTGATTTGGATCTTAAATCAGATCCTGCTGAAAGAAAACAAATGTCGAAATTTTCTCCTAATATACGTGACCGAGTGAGGAGATATTACATACTAAAGAAACCTTGCCAACCTGAAGAATTTGAATTTCCAAGTAGAGATATTGGAGGAGAATTGTGTCGTTTTAATCCCGATTGGTTTGACGATCCATATTCTCAATGGTTAGAATATAGTGTTAAAAAAGATGCAGCATTTTGCTTATGTTGTTACTTGTTTAAAAATGAGTTTGGAGGATATGGAAGAAAAGTAAGTGATGCTTTCACAACGAAAGGTTTTCGAAATTGGAATAAATGTATAGAAAGGCTTAAAAAGCATGTGGGAGAAGTGAATAGTGTTCATACTCGATGTTTCATGATGATGCTAGATTTGATGAATCAAGAACAATCTATTCTAACTTCATTTGACAAGCCTTTTGAGAAATTTAAAGGTGATTATCGGGTTCGCTTGAATGCTTCGGTTGAGACAATTTAA